Proteins encoded in a region of the uncultured Erythrobacter sp. genome:
- a CDS encoding ABC transporter ATP-binding protein yields the protein MGFLMRWAKEFKGWLALISALSLLSSLAALALPWLAGQFLGGVIGEEAVDLNQTVMLLAIALVAMTAITILVAILSEIASGRILAALRKETYGRLQSMPISYHDRSRSGDLLALMVYEVDTLSAFLTSTLAMVPSMLITAGGAVILLFLIDPTMALVVPVLVPLFYIVMKLVGRRLRVLSRRYRKAYVEVISTAESDLHMLPAIKVFAAEQHHQSKYDDAVEETRQLSVSQARMVSFIGPIVALIAASAAIAILMIGSEQLESGTREPSELFAFLLYAALLTRPVGNLANIYGQFQVAKGALARLEGVFAKEIEPGYAATKLLERATGGIAFENVSFAYPGRDPVLRDLNLTIEPGEIVALTGENGIGKSTLIRLLLRFYDPDDGRIALDGTDISELQVQDLRQQFGYVPQRALLFDGTIAENIAFGADETDMAAIERAARLSQAWDFIERLPRGLETEIGDNGIRLSGGQGQRIALARALYRDPPIYIFDEATSMYDIEGEAAFIEACIRSLKDRTVILITHRPASLALADRVIEASLLGFVPSGDAERGAA from the coding sequence ATGGGTTTTCTCATGCGCTGGGCCAAGGAGTTCAAAGGATGGCTTGCGCTGATCAGCGCACTCTCGCTGCTCAGCTCGCTGGCCGCTCTCGCCCTGCCTTGGCTTGCCGGGCAATTCCTTGGCGGCGTGATTGGTGAGGAAGCGGTCGATCTCAATCAGACAGTGATGTTGCTGGCCATCGCGCTGGTGGCGATGACAGCGATCACCATTCTGGTCGCCATCCTGTCGGAAATTGCGTCAGGTCGGATCCTCGCGGCGCTGCGCAAGGAAACCTATGGTCGGCTGCAATCCATGCCGATCTCCTATCACGACCGCAGCCGCAGCGGAGATCTGCTGGCGCTAATGGTGTACGAAGTCGACACACTCAGCGCATTTCTCACATCGACACTGGCGATGGTCCCGTCGATGCTGATCACCGCCGGCGGCGCTGTCATCCTGCTGTTCCTGATCGATCCGACCATGGCGCTCGTGGTGCCAGTGCTGGTGCCGCTGTTTTACATCGTCATGAAGCTGGTCGGACGACGACTGCGGGTTCTCTCTCGCCGCTATCGCAAAGCCTATGTCGAGGTGATCTCCACCGCCGAATCCGATCTCCATATGCTGCCAGCGATCAAGGTGTTTGCCGCAGAGCAACATCATCAGAGCAAATATGACGATGCGGTCGAAGAGACCCGGCAGCTGAGTGTTTCGCAAGCCCGGATGGTGTCCTTTATCGGACCGATTGTGGCCTTAATTGCTGCCAGCGCTGCAATCGCAATCCTGATGATCGGCAGCGAACAGCTCGAAAGTGGCACCCGCGAGCCAAGCGAATTGTTCGCGTTTCTGCTCTATGCCGCATTGCTTACACGCCCGGTCGGCAACCTCGCGAACATTTATGGTCAGTTTCAGGTGGCCAAGGGCGCCCTTGCGCGCCTCGAAGGGGTGTTCGCCAAGGAGATCGAGCCGGGATATGCCGCAACCAAGCTGCTGGAGCGCGCGACTGGCGGGATTGCGTTCGAAAATGTCAGTTTCGCCTATCCGGGCCGCGATCCAGTGCTGCGCGATCTTAACCTGACAATCGAACCGGGAGAAATCGTCGCGCTGACCGGTGAGAACGGGATTGGCAAATCAACGCTAATCCGCCTGCTACTGCGGTTTTACGATCCTGATGACGGGCGCATTGCGCTCGATGGGACTGACATTTCCGAGCTTCAGGTTCAGGATCTGCGACAGCAATTTGGCTATGTGCCCCAGCGCGCATTGTTGTTCGATGGCACTATCGCAGAGAATATCGCCTTCGGAGCAGACGAGACCGATATGGCCGCCATCGAGCGGGCAGCGCGACTTTCTCAGGCCTGGGACTTTATCGAACGACTGCCACGCGGGCTGGAAACCGAGATCGGCGATAACGGCATTCGCCTTTCGGGCGGCCAGGGACAACGGATCGCTCTGGCCCGCGCACTCTACCGCGACCCGCCAATCTACATCTTCGACGAAGCGACCAGCATGTATGACATCGAAGGCGAAGCCGCTTTCATCGAGGCTTGCATTCGCAGCCTCAAGGATCGCACGGTCATCCTGATCACCCACCGCCCTGCCAGCCTTGCTTTGGCAGACCGCGTGATCGAAGCAAGCCTGCTAGGCTTCGTGCCGTCGGGCGACGCCGAGCGCGGCGCGGCCTGA
- a CDS encoding 50S ribosomal protein L11 methyltransferase, producing MSVPSGYSIADYGDMVDCEPRMSIYAEALKRAVTPGCTVIDIGAGFGIFALLACKYGAGSVIAIETDSSIELLRELAEANGCADKITIVRDLSTNFEPEKKADVIISDLRGTMPLFESHIAAIEDARNRLLAKGGKLLPMRDMLRVALARSPKTYQSAHSPWTANRFGLDLKAGQRFAINDSSKVYFKPSALLSEPRDLVALDYRSMTDPNVDGMVELTASTDNTAHGLLVWFDAEIDEGLTYSNAPGEPPLVYGQMFLPFAEPVKVKANDTVSARIRARLLEQDYIWTWDCKVRDGNSGATRQAFQQSTFKRKVIPPATLRPGSNQHVPEPTLAVQIDRDCLDLIGDGRTLGEIAELLQDRHASHFPDFQHALDHVANLMRRY from the coding sequence ATGAGCGTTCCCTCCGGATACAGTATCGCCGATTATGGAGACATGGTCGATTGCGAACCGCGCATGTCGATCTATGCCGAAGCGCTTAAACGCGCGGTCACGCCGGGCTGCACTGTCATCGATATTGGCGCAGGATTCGGGATTTTTGCGCTGCTCGCCTGCAAATACGGAGCTGGCTCCGTCATTGCGATCGAAACCGACAGCAGTATCGAGCTGCTACGTGAACTGGCGGAAGCGAATGGCTGTGCTGACAAGATCACAATTGTCCGCGACCTCTCGACCAATTTCGAGCCGGAAAAGAAGGCGGACGTCATCATTTCGGATCTCAGAGGCACGATGCCACTGTTCGAAAGCCACATCGCCGCGATCGAGGATGCTCGGAACCGGTTGCTGGCAAAAGGCGGCAAGCTGCTGCCGATGCGCGACATGCTGCGCGTGGCGCTGGCCCGTTCGCCCAAGACCTATCAATCGGCGCATTCGCCTTGGACCGCAAACCGGTTCGGCCTCGACCTGAAGGCGGGGCAACGATTCGCGATCAACGACAGCAGCAAGGTCTACTTCAAGCCGAGCGCGCTCTTGTCCGAGCCGCGCGATCTCGTGGCGCTCGATTATCGCAGCATGACCGACCCAAATGTCGACGGCATGGTAGAATTGACTGCATCCACCGACAACACTGCGCATGGCTTGCTGGTCTGGTTCGATGCCGAAATCGACGAAGGACTGACCTACTCGAATGCGCCGGGGGAACCCCCTCTTGTCTACGGCCAGATGTTCTTGCCGTTTGCTGAGCCTGTGAAGGTAAAAGCGAATGACACCGTGTCGGCTCGAATCCGGGCTCGACTTCTCGAACAGGACTACATCTGGACGTGGGACTGCAAGGTGCGTGATGGCAATTCCGGCGCAACCCGGCAGGCGTTTCAACAGTCGACTTTCAAACGAAAGGTCATTCCGCCTGCGACCCTCAGGCCGGGCTCCAACCAGCACGTGCCGGAACCGACACTGGCAGTTCAAATCGACCGGGATTGCCTTGACCTGATCGGCGACGGGCGGACTTTGGGCGAGATCGCGGAGCTGTTGCAGGATCGGCATGCTAGCCATTTCCCC
- a CDS encoding nucleotidyltransferase family protein, with protein sequence MSALPLVFAPRLVHWPKPDKCRMCEQPEDQGAIAEVRTTMKTDAFDQYLARCVQCFLRSQPVPDWPADLQVSPDEAALRVTFHGIALLLVEAAPGLPDWPAELAEAIKQEARVQSFWELSHAKLVAELVDALHAAGIQALILKGTALAYSHYPNPALRRRGDSDLLIEDGNRVKARAVFAAAGFRLCNDARPLQEAWSSGTDFGFDHTIDLHWRISASSAVSELLEANAPRRRIQQLPKLSPNAASIGPVDNLILICLNRAQHAKFGYLIGKERLFENDRLIWAVDIDLLTSSFEPSHWEELVQNASDSASSDIILSGLDLAQRCLNTPVPEAVLAQLKQQAGDTQLTDYLMSGSSTHRLKLDLAASPSWRDKLRLITFKLIPSEDLVRERFPDAESWPLAVLHIRRLFSGLGKFIGGRT encoded by the coding sequence ATGTCTGCACTTCCGCTGGTGTTCGCGCCAAGGCTTGTCCACTGGCCAAAGCCCGACAAATGCCGCATGTGCGAGCAACCTGAGGATCAAGGGGCGATTGCCGAAGTCAGAACGACAATGAAGACCGACGCTTTCGATCAGTATCTGGCACGCTGCGTGCAGTGTTTCCTGCGCTCGCAGCCCGTCCCCGATTGGCCAGCGGACCTGCAGGTTTCCCCGGATGAAGCCGCCTTGCGCGTTACCTTCCACGGGATAGCGCTGCTGCTTGTCGAAGCGGCTCCCGGCCTGCCCGACTGGCCCGCTGAGCTGGCAGAGGCGATCAAACAGGAAGCGCGCGTTCAGTCCTTTTGGGAGCTCAGCCACGCCAAATTGGTCGCGGAGCTGGTCGACGCCCTGCACGCAGCGGGCATCCAGGCGTTGATCCTGAAAGGCACCGCGCTCGCCTATTCGCACTATCCCAACCCCGCGCTCCGCCGCCGGGGCGATAGCGACCTGCTGATTGAAGACGGCAACAGGGTGAAGGCGAGAGCTGTCTTTGCGGCCGCTGGCTTTAGGCTGTGCAACGATGCCAGGCCGCTCCAGGAGGCCTGGAGCTCCGGCACAGATTTCGGCTTCGATCACACAATTGATTTGCACTGGCGGATCAGCGCCAGTTCGGCGGTGTCTGAGCTACTCGAAGCGAATGCCCCGAGGCGGCGCATTCAACAGCTCCCCAAATTGTCGCCTAACGCCGCGAGCATTGGGCCGGTCGATAACCTCATTCTGATCTGCCTCAACCGGGCGCAGCATGCGAAGTTCGGATATTTGATCGGCAAAGAGCGATTGTTCGAAAATGATCGCTTGATCTGGGCGGTCGATATTGACCTGCTTACATCCTCGTTTGAACCCTCGCATTGGGAGGAACTCGTTCAAAACGCGTCGGATAGCGCCTCTTCGGACATAATTCTGTCGGGGCTGGATTTGGCTCAGCGCTGCCTGAACACGCCAGTGCCTGAGGCAGTTCTGGCACAGTTGAAACAGCAAGCAGGCGACACGCAGCTTACCGATTACCTGATGAGCGGATCGAGCACGCACAGGCTGAAGCTGGATCTTGCCGCAAGCCCGTCTTGGCGTGACAAGCTTCGGTTGATCACCTTCAAACTCATTCCGAGCGAAGATCTGGTCCGCGAGCGTTTTCCCGATGCGGAGAGCTGGCCGCTAGCCGTGCTGCACATTCGCCGGCTATTCTCAGGTCTAGGCAAATTTATCGGGGGCAGAACCTGA
- a CDS encoding asparagine synthase-related protein, giving the protein MSGICGIVALNGKPVGEAELGGMVAALEQRGPDRSNAWLSGSTAFGHTLLATTPEALTETLPLTHQPTGCTITADARLDNREDLIASIGTPDAIGDGELILRAYLKWGTGCADHLLGDFAFAIWDPREELLLCARDLIGMRQLNYHLEPGKLFAFATEPEAILRHPDVPRRINEGRIGDFLEDLEAYDLTSTFFDGIHRLPPAHAMILRDDGLRIWKYGDLAPQPLLKLPNDGAYAEAFLDVFTDAVRARLRSPDPVGSMLSGGMDSGSVTAVASQLLKQSGQPPLETFSAIGTDEDCRETRTIKAAQIIDHIDPQSVSLADMDAYREDLQRLVRDCIEPFDGHMTLLFAVYLAASREGRKVVLDGVGGDTTLGTQNLIAWHLRRGHFIQAWKEATGEERFWEHPDPAWKTLLRGAGQTFVPKSLREARRALMRRRGNAAAHVTSLLDPDFAARIGIEERKQRNAAHVTMPTGDGQADRARRMLHPYVTVARERYDRVASAMAIEPRDPFLDRRVMEFCLSLPADQLQKGGWPKTILRRSMEGCLPDSVRWRAGKEHLGWDFTSGLWQSASAQSDNSFESTVGQYICKRSLNPAEIDDSEDDTIAHRLSARYLANWLSTWGRVDFRKKT; this is encoded by the coding sequence ATGAGCGGCATTTGCGGGATCGTAGCGCTCAATGGGAAGCCGGTAGGTGAAGCCGAACTGGGCGGAATGGTCGCTGCGCTTGAGCAGCGCGGCCCCGACCGGAGCAATGCATGGCTCAGCGGTTCGACAGCATTCGGCCACACGCTGCTCGCCACCACGCCCGAGGCCCTGACCGAGACACTGCCGCTCACACACCAACCGACCGGCTGTACGATCACAGCCGATGCGAGGCTCGATAATCGTGAAGATTTGATTGCCTCCATCGGGACGCCCGATGCGATAGGCGATGGCGAGTTGATCCTGCGCGCCTACCTGAAATGGGGCACCGGCTGCGCCGATCATCTGCTCGGCGATTTTGCCTTCGCGATCTGGGACCCGCGCGAAGAATTGCTCCTCTGTGCCCGCGACCTCATCGGGATGCGGCAACTTAACTACCACCTCGAGCCGGGAAAGCTGTTCGCGTTTGCAACTGAGCCGGAAGCGATCTTGCGACACCCCGACGTTCCGCGCCGGATAAATGAAGGCCGGATTGGGGACTTTCTGGAAGATCTGGAGGCCTACGACCTTACCTCGACATTTTTCGATGGCATTCACCGCTTGCCGCCCGCCCATGCAATGATCCTGCGCGATGACGGACTGCGGATCTGGAAATATGGTGACCTCGCTCCTCAGCCATTGCTGAAACTTCCGAATGATGGAGCCTATGCCGAGGCGTTTCTTGACGTGTTCACAGATGCTGTGCGGGCGCGATTGCGTTCGCCGGACCCGGTTGGATCGATGCTGTCCGGCGGCATGGATTCTGGATCGGTCACCGCCGTTGCCTCGCAATTGCTCAAGCAGAGCGGTCAGCCCCCACTTGAGACATTCTCCGCCATCGGCACCGACGAGGATTGCCGCGAAACGCGGACGATCAAAGCCGCCCAGATAATCGACCACATCGATCCGCAATCCGTGTCACTCGCCGATATGGATGCCTATCGCGAGGACCTGCAAAGGCTTGTTCGTGACTGCATCGAACCCTTCGACGGGCATATGACGCTGCTTTTCGCCGTGTATCTGGCTGCCAGCCGAGAAGGGCGAAAGGTCGTGCTGGACGGGGTCGGTGGCGACACAACGCTCGGCACGCAGAACTTGATCGCATGGCATCTCCGCCGGGGTCACTTCATTCAGGCTTGGAAGGAAGCGACCGGAGAAGAGCGATTCTGGGAACACCCGGACCCCGCTTGGAAAACGTTGCTTCGTGGAGCCGGTCAGACATTCGTCCCGAAATCACTTCGCGAAGCCAGGCGTGCTCTTATGAGGCGTCGCGGCAACGCGGCTGCGCACGTGACTTCGCTGCTCGATCCCGATTTCGCCGCCCGCATCGGCATCGAAGAACGCAAGCAACGAAACGCCGCGCATGTCACGATGCCGACGGGCGACGGGCAAGCGGATCGGGCACGGCGCATGCTCCACCCCTATGTCACAGTCGCGCGCGAACGATACGACAGGGTTGCAAGCGCGATGGCGATCGAGCCGCGCGACCCATTTCTGGATCGCCGGGTGATGGAGTTCTGTCTCTCGCTGCCCGCCGATCAGCTTCAGAAAGGCGGCTGGCCAAAGACGATCCTGCGCCGGTCGATGGAGGGCTGTCTGCCCGATTCGGTCCGCTGGCGAGCCGGAAAGGAACACCTAGGTTGGGATTTTACGTCGGGCCTTTGGCAGAGCGCATCCGCTCAGTCAGACAACAGCTTCGAAAGCACAGTTGGGCAGTACATTTGTAAAAGGTCGCTAAATCCGGCGGAAATCGACGATTCGGAGGATGATACAATTGCGCACCGTCTCTCCGCCAGATACCTTGCGAATTGGTTGTCGACATGGGGGCGAGTCGACTTTCGAAAGAAAACATAA